Proteins from a genomic interval of Stigmatopora nigra isolate UIUO_SnigA chromosome 19, RoL_Snig_1.1, whole genome shotgun sequence:
- the LOC144212863 gene encoding T-complex protein 1 subunit zeta-like — translation MAAVKALNPKAEVARAQAALAVNISAARGLQDVLKTNLGPKGTLKMLVSGSGDIKLTKDGNVLLHEMQIQHPTASLIAKVATAQDDITGDGTTSNVLIIGELLKQADLYVSEGLHPRIVAEGFESAKEKALAVLEEVKVARQMDRETLLEVARTSLRTKVHTELADLLTEAVVDAVLTIAKPNEPIDLYMVEIMEMKHKTDCDTQLIRGLVLDHGARHPDMKKRVEDAYVLTCNVSLEYEKTEVNSGFFYKSAEEREKFVVAERKYIMERVAKIVALKKRVCAEGDKSFVVINQKGIDPYSLDALAKEGIVALRRAKRRNMERLTLACGGIAMNSVDDLTPESLGHAGLVYEHTLGEEKFTFIEKCENPRSVTLLIKGPNKHTLTQIKDAVRDGLRAVKNAIQDGCVVPGAGALEVALADALVKHKASVKGRAQLGVQAFADALLIIPKVLAQNSGYDPQETLVKLQTEFKASAGQLVGVDLSTGEPMVASEAGVWDNYSVKKQLLHSCTVIASNILLVDEIMRAGMSSLRG, via the exons ATGGCAGCCGTCAAAGCTTTGAACCCGAAGGCAGAGGTGGCCAGGGCCCAGGCCGCCTTGGCGGTCAACATCAGCGCTGCTCGGGGACTCCAAGACGTCCTCAAGACTAACTTGGGGCCGAAAGGCACCCTAAAAAT GTTGGTTTCTGGCTCTGGGGATATCAAACTGACAAAAGATGGAAACGTTCTCTTACACGAGATG CAAATTCAGCACCCGacggcctcgctcatcgccaaaGTGGCCACCGCCCAGGATGATATCACGGGAGACGGAACCACATCCAACGTCCTCATCATTGGAGAGCTGCTCAAGCAGGCTGACCTCTATGTTTCAGAG GGTCTCCACCCAAGGATTGTGGCAGAGGGCTTCGAGTCAGCCAAGGAGAAGGCGCTGGCTGTGCTGGAAGAAGTCAAAGTGGCCCGTCAGATGGACAGGGAGACCCTTCTGGAGGTCGCGCGAACTTCCCTTAGGACTAAAGTCCACACCGAGCTGGCTGACCTGCTTACTGAG GCGGTGGTGGACGCCGTGCTGACCATCGCTAAGCCCAACGAGCCCATCGACTTGTACATGGTGGAGATCATGGAGATGAAACACAAGACGGACTGCGACACACA ACTGATCCGCGGCCTAGTGTTGGACCACGGGGCACGGCACCCTGACATGAAGAAACGGGTGGAGGATGCCTACGTGCTGACCTGCAATGTGTCACTGGAGTACGAGAAGACCGAGGTTAATTCGGGCTTCTTCTACAAGAGCGCTGAAGAGCGTGAGAAGTTCGTGGTCGCCGAGAGGAAGTACATTATGGAGCGTGTCGCCAAAATCGTCGCCCTCAAGAAGCGGGTGTGCGCCGAGGGGGACAAGTCCTTTGTTGTCATCAACCAAAAG GGCATTGACCCTTACTCTCTGGATGCCCTTGCCAAGGAGGGCATCGTTGCCCTGCGTAGAGCCAAGAGGAGGAACATGGAAAG GTTAACTCTGGCTTGCGGCGGCATTGCCATGAACTCTGTGGACGACCTCACGCCAGAAAGTCTGGGTCACGCTGGGCTGGTGTATGAGCACACCCTG GGCGAGGAGAAATTCACGTTCATCGAGAAATGCGAGAACCCTCGCTCGGTGACCCTGCTGATCAAAGGTCCCAACAAGCACACACTGACTCAGATCAAAGACGCAGTCAGGGACGGCCTGCGTGCCGTTAAGAACGCCATCCAAGACG GTTGCGTCGTGCCAGGTGCGGGTGCCTTGGAAGTGGCTCTGGCCGACGCGTTGGTCAAGCATAAAGCCAGCGTGAAAGGACGAGCACAACTCGGTGTGCAAGCCTTTGCCGACGCCCTCCTCATCATCCCAAAG GTCCTAGCCCAAAACTCCGGATACGACCCCCAGGAAACGCTAGTCAAGCTGCAGACGGAGTTTAAAGCGTCCGCTGGTCAACTAGTTGGTGTCGACCTGAGCACAG GGGAGCCGATGGTTGCCAGCGAGGCGGGAGTGTGGGACAATTACAGCGTCAAGAAGCAACTTCTTCACTCTTG CACGGTGATTGCCAGCAACATCCTGCTGGTTGATGAGATCATGCGCGCCGGAATGTCATCCCTCAGAGGTTAA
- the LOC144212837 gene encoding protein NipSnap homolog 2-like produces the protein MAARIICSTPMWLTSLKLLPQTLGTSRHSCLSTRGMSGLQDSWFKSLFVRKVDPRKDAHSHLLAKKEDDNLYKIQFHNVKPECLEEYNQLCESVLPSIHADPEYPCELVGSWNTWYGEQDQSVHLWRYRGGYPALTEVMSKLKQNKMFSEYRRERGKMLLSRRNQLLLEFSFWNEPRPREGPNIYELRSYQLRPGTMIEWGNYWARAIEIRQQNQEAVGGFFSQIGSLYQVHHLWAYKDLQSRENIRNAAWQREGWDEVVYYTVPLIQHMESRVMIPLKGSSLK, from the exons ATGGCGGCCAGAATCATCTGCTCGACGCCTATGTGGCTAACAAGTCTAAAATTGTTGCCACAAACTCTTGGGACGAGCCGACATTCTTGCCTTTCTACCCG GGGCATGTCAGGGCTACAAGACAGCTGGTTTAAGTCTCTGTTTGTGAGAAAAGTGGACCCCCGGAAGGACGCTCATTCGCACCTGCTGGCTAAGAAGGAAGACGACAACCTGTACAAAATCCAGT TTCACAATGTCAAGCCCGAGTGCCTGGAAGAGTACAACCAACTTTG TGAGAGCGTGTTACCTTCCATCCATGCTGACCCGGAATACCCATGTGAGTTGGTTGGAAGCTGGAACACGTGGTATGGAGAACAGGACCAATCAG TGCACTTGTGGCGATATCGGGGAGGTTACCCAGCGCTCACTGAAGTTATGAGCAAACTCAAGCAAAATAAG ATGTTTTCCGAGTATCGACGGGAGCGCGGCAAGATGTTGTTGTCCCGTAGGAATCAGCTGCTGCTTGAGTTCAGCTTTTGGAATGAACCGAGGCCCCGTGAAGGGCCCAACATCTATGAACTGCGGTCCTACCAGCTCAGG CCTGGCACCATGATCGAATGGGGCAACTATTG GGCGCGTGCCATTGAGATCCGCCAACAAAACCAGGAGGCCGTGGGTGGCTTTTTCTCCCAGATCGGAAGTTTGTATCAAGTGCACCATCTGTGGG CCTACAAAGATCTTCAGTCCAGGGAAAACATTCGAAATGCGGCCTGGCAGCGAGAAGGCTGGGACGAGGTTGTCTACTATACAG TGCCACTCATTCAGCACATGGAATCTCGAGTCATGATTCCGCTGAAGGGTTCTTCCTTAAAGTAA
- the LOC144212838 gene encoding small ribosomal subunit protein uS17m-like, protein MSVKQASVHAKWIIGRVIGTKMYKTAKVRVTRLVLDPYLLKYYNRRKTYFAHDATQQCEMGDVVLLKALPEPRSKHVKHELAQVIYKVGRVVDPLTGKRVASNEFLEPLDDLKDDSVTLAQKVQSLNISADISN, encoded by the exons ATGTCCGTGAAGCAGGCATCCGTCCACGCTAAATGGATCATCGGCCGAGTAATAGGAACGAAAATGTACAAAACCGCCAAAGTGCGCGTCACCCGGCTCGTACTGGACCCCTACCTGCTCAAG TACTACAACCGGAGAAAGACATACTTTGCCCACGACGCCACGCAGCAGTGCGAAATGGGTGATGTGGTGCTGCTCAAAGCTCTGCCTGAGCCACGCTCCAAACATGTCAAACACGAGCTGGCGCAGGTGATCTACAAGGTGGGCCGCGTGGTGGATCCGTTGACGGGGAAGCGTGTTGCCAGCAATGAATTTCTGGAGCCGTTGGATGACCTTAAAGATGATTCTGTGACTTTGGCCCAGAAAGTGCAAAGCTTGAACATTTCTGCAGACATCTCAAATTAA